TTTACGGTATTGCCAATGGAGCCAGTGCCTGTCTGAATCACTTCCAGGTCCAGTGCAACTACATGTTTGTTGCTCCTACCGGAAATTACAATTGGCTCGCCTGGTGCATATGCATCCTTGTCAGTTACCAGAATTATTTGCTCGGGATTTTTTTCGTCTTTTGCAAGCTCAAATGATGTTTCAGTGTGTTGCTTGCCATAGTCGGCCACAATATCTAGAGTGCCATAGACTGGCTTGGTTGGACTCATGTAGAAATTACCAGTGAATTCGCCGAACTTATCTGGGAATAGATTACCAGAAAATATCTGGATTCCATTTGGATCATATACCGTATACTTGAGGCCCGCCCCTGGAATGATATTATTAGTAGAGGCAGAAATCTTGACTGTTTGTCCTGGAATGTATGTAGACTTATCAGTGGAAATTGAAAGGTCCGATATTTCTTGTTCTAGGTCTGCTATGACTTTTTCTCCTACTGAGAATATTGTCGAGTCAGTCACATCCCCGTACTTTACATCAACGCGATATGTTCCTGCAACTGCACCGAGGACTCGGTCTAGTTTTATCTGGGTTTTGTATTCCAAATTCAGGTCAGGATAAATTGTAATTGTTTTTGTGAATTTGCCTGGACCGTCAATGTCTATTCGTAGTTGTTGTTGTGAGAAGAATGGTTTTTCCTGTGATACTCGCTTTGATACGTTTCCAGAGATAATTGCGACCTCCTCAAAAATGTAATTTTTCTTGTCCGACTTAACAAATACAGTTAGTTCTGTTGATTTTGTTCCAGCGCCAGGAATCTTGCCGTTAGAAGAGCCTGGAGACGACGACTTGAAAATCCAGACGTTTGCTTCAGATACTACGCCGTCGTATTTTCTTTGCCAAGACTGGAAATCATTTTTCTGATCAGTGATTACCTGGGTTTCATCAATGATTTCGCCATCCTTGTTCTTTAGCTGGACTTTTTCTGAGACATCAGTAAACCACATGCTTTGGTGAGAATAGACCAGGAACTGGCCTGGCTTTATCATTGTTCCAAATGGCAGAGTTAGGGTCTTTTTTGTGACAGTGGTTGATGCGATTTTCCATCCGCCAACATTCACCGTTTCATCTGTTGGGTTGTACAGCTCGACCCATTCTGAAATTGTTTTTGAGTCATCGCCTGCAGGATTCGTGTCTACCTCATTAATTACGACGTGGTTCGCCAAATCCTCTGCACCATATGATACTCCGATTATTCCAACGAATAGTAAAGCTGCAAATACGCCAGCTAGGGGCAAAGTCCTCATTTTTTCTACCTATGTAATTTCGAGCCGGATATCATTTTAGATCTAAATTGAGCAAAAGTTGAGTAAGTGGTGAATTGGGGGTACATTTTATCCATTTTGGGCTTTAATTGGTAAAAAAGAATGCGTATGATTCCTATTTTGCATTATCACAGTTTGGGCACTTGCCACCAGCGATTTTTGCCCCGCAATGAACACAGATTCCCTCTGGAATTTCTTTTTGGAGTTTGAGATTTTTCCGACCTACATACGCCTTGATACCAACGTATATTGCAACTGCAATCAGTACTGAATAGATTAGAGGAAGTCCTGCGCCAAGAAGACCAATCATAAAAAACAAAATTCCGGCTATTAGAATCCATTCGCGTTTTGCGCCCAATGACTCAGTATAAAAAATCTCAATTAAAAATGATTTTATTAAAGTGGGATCGGCCGGATTTGAACCGACGACCTCAGGTACCCAAAACCCGAATCATACCAAGCTAGACCACGATCCCGCTTGTGTGTGCAAATTTTTTGCCCCAATTTAAGATGTATGATTTTAAATAAGTATTCCAGTCCAGTCCACCTATTGCAATTAGATGATTACATCAAGGCAGGTAAAATAGCGTCTGAGGTTCGCGAGCTTGCAAGGGCCAAGGACTGGGTTGGAAAAACACTCTATGAAATCTGCGAAACAGTCGAATCTGAAATCAAGTCCCGCGGAGGAAAATGCGCATTTCCAGTAAACACAAGTCTAAACGAGATTGCAGCTCACTATACTGCAGAGCCAAACGACCCCAAGGTTCTGACCAGCTCGGATCTGATCAAAATAGATCTTGGAGTCCAGATAAACGGGTACATTGCAGACACAGCAGTATCTGTGTCTTACGATCCGGAATCCTCCATTTTGGTAGAAACCGCAGAAGAGGCACTCAAGGCAGCAATGACAATGGTAAAGGAGGGAACCAAATCAAGCGACATTGGAAAGACAATACAAAAAACAGTAACGCAGTACAATCTCAAGCCAATTGCAAACTTGTCAGGTCATTCCCTAGAACAATACACAATTCATGCGGGAAAATCAATCCCAAACATGTGGTCAATTGGCTCATTTGCATTATCTACAAAAGAAGCATATGCCTGTGAGCCATTTGTCACCACGGCAAAAGGGTTAGGGTTTGTCAGGGAGGGAAAGACAAAGAACATTTTTGGCCTCGTCTCGCGCAAAAAGACAAAGAATGAAAATGCAAACAAGCTAGTCGACTTTATCTGGGATAACTTCAGCACACTACCATTTGCCCTCAGATGGATAGTAAGGTCATACGAGGAAAAAGAAGCAAGAACACTGCTTGAGGAATTGATAAAAAACAAAATCGTTCGCGCATATCCAGTGCTCAATGAGGCTAACGGTCAGCGAGTAGCACAGGCAGAGCACACGTTCATCCCCAATGCAACTGGCGCAATAGTAACTACTCTATAGGCTGACCAAAAATCTTTGATATGTTAGTCGGGATTTTGCAGGAAGTACATTCCAAAGTAGGCGCAAAAAGGCAGTCACCTTCCTCAAATTTCCTTTTGGTCTCCTTTTTGCAAGATTGACATTTTTGCACAGTAAATGCAACTAGTGGTTTTTCTTTTTTTGAGAACATTATTGCGAGACACCTAGTGTGTTTCCAACGCCTACTACCAATACGGATTGGCCTTGCTTTGTATTTTCTTTGATCATTGCGTATACTTGGGATTCCACTTCGTCTGCCTTGTCTGCAATTTCTTTGGTCATTAGTGTGATTGCTTCCTTGATCGATTGTTTAATGACAATTGCATAAACTGGAATATTGTGTTTTGTTGCGACTTCTTCTATTTGGAATCTGTCTGTTCCAATTCCCCCAATTGCCGCACCAAAGCCATGCGCCACAGTGCCTGAGGTTTCTCCTTCCAGTTTTAGTCCGGCATCAACCATGATTATTAGGTCTAGCTTTTTTTCTGCAACCAGAATCTCTACTGCATCTCCAGGCCTGCCCACAGTAGCAGAAGGACCTTCTGCCTTGAGTAGAACTAGCTTTCTTCCCTCAAAGTCTGACTCTGCATAAACTGTCTCTAGACCTATTGGTATTTTTTCTGATTGCAGCATCATTTTTCCTATCACCATCGGGCCTATTCCGTCACCAAGTGGCTGACCTGACTTTATTGCCTGAACTGCTCCCCTGAGTGCCTCTGCCTGCTCCATCACAAATGGAAGCATCATTTGGAGCGGTAAGATAAGCGGAAAATTGTTTTGCTTTTTTGCTGTAAGGAAGAGATGTCTTACTATTTTGTGCAACAGATTCAACGATGTTACTACCTCCAATAGATTTTGAATTTTGCTTACCTCAAGCGGTGTGAGGTTTTGCGCAAGTGATACGACTTGGGCCCTAGTGTAATCCTCTCTAGAACGCAACAGGTGCTTTATTTTCAGCATTATTCCGTTTGGGTCGATATCCACCGGCATTATAGTAAAGTATTCCAAATAGCCATCAATTTTTTTTGTGACATCGTCTGAGGATTTCTTTTGCAAATAATCAGTGAGTTCCTTTCTCGTTTCATCCTTGTATCGGTTTAGCTTTTCAATTCCCTTTTTTATCTCACCAGATGTGACCATAAGCTGAATTCTCTGGCCGTAAAAGACAAAGATCACGATAGGTACTATCCAGATCAACCACATTATTGGATTTGATGAGTCGCTATTACTGCCAAACAGATTATCGAATGAAAATATCTCAGTATAGTTCAATTACACTGCAAGCCTTGGTTTGCCAAATTAATGGATTGTGTAAGGCGTACATAGAACCTGTGCGGAATTTCAAAGAAATTGGCTGTCGGGTTAACAAATAGAAAGTGCTCTTTATATAGCCTAGATAAGTCAAATGCTAACGTATGCCACAAACAAAGCCGATAGTAAGCATCGAAAACGTAGTTGCTTCTGCTTCAGTGGATCAGAAAATGGACCTTAACGAGATTACTCGTAATTTTCCAGATGTAGAGTATCATCCAGATCAGTTTCCAGGACTTGTCTTCAGACTAAAGAGTCCAAAGACTGCAACTCTGATTTTCACATCAGGTAAAATGGTCTGCACTGGCGCAAAATCTGAAGAGATGGCACGTAGTGCAGTAAAGTCGGTTGTTCAAAAGCTCAGAAAAGGAGGTATCAAAGTCAAAAAGGACGCAGTAGTTGATATCCAAAACATTGTTGCATCAATTAACTTGGGTGGAAAGATTCACCTCGAGCAAGCAGCAAGAACTCTACCACGTAGCATGTACGAGCCAGAACAATTTCCGGGTCTGATTCACCGAATGCTTGACCCAAAAACGGTAATCCTGCTTTTCTCATCAGGAAAGCTGGTTTGTACTGGAGCTAAAAAAGAACCAGATGTATACCGTTCTGTTAACAACCTGCATTCGTTGCTTGAAGAAAAGGACCTAATGATCTACGACTAGATCTTTTATTTTATTTTAGTACCCAAAGGAATTGACTCATCTACCGTCAACCAATACGGTTTGTCGTCCAGATCAGCTGCCAAAAGCATCGCATTTGACTCTACGCCACCAACCGTCTTTGGTTCGAGATTTGTAATTGCAATTACTGTTTTTCCCACCATTTCTTCCAGTGTGAAATATTGTGCGCCACCGATTATGAGACTTCTTGTTTCCTCGCCAAGGTCGATTGTGCCCTTTATGATCTTGGTTTTTCCCGGTATACTCTCCGTTGCGATGATTTTTGCCACTCTTATCTCGAGTTTGGCAAAGTCATCATATGTAATTACCATAGGAAGAGTTCTTTGGTAGCGCTTAAAATGAATTTCGACATCTAGGCGTAGTTTTGTAAAACAATCTTTGGTAGATTGGCAATATTGCCACACAGTTAATTTATCTGAAAAGAATTCACAAAATCCGTATGGGTCAGTTCTTTACAGACGACATCGACTCACTCCTCAAGTCGGGCCACGGAGATTCTGCCCGCCTAGCCAATATAAGAGAGGAATTTGTTCGTACTAAGCTAGTATCAATCGATGATAGAAAATACGTAGAAGGCTTGCTTGCAAGATATTCACAGACTGTCGAGGTAAAACAGGAAAAAATAAAAGAGTCCCGCATAGTCCCTCCTCCACCGCCGCCAAGAAATCCACCAACACTATTAGAAGTAAAACAGAAACCAAAGAAAGCGGAATCAATTCCAAAACTTCAAGGCGGCAAGACAAAGCTGCGAAATGTCGTAATTTCGGTTTGCGCCACAGTATTTGCTGTTCTGGTAGTATCGTTTGTTGCAATGAGTCAGGATTTGGAAACAGGCATCGTTGCGCCAAGTGTTATCAAGGTACTGGAGTTAGATTCTTCATCATATGTTAGAGGTGACATAATTTCAATCTCCGGCAAGACAAAAGAGGCGACAAGCATTGCAACATTATCCATTACAAATCCAGCGGGAAAACAAATTTGGACTGAGGTAGTCACTGTCAAGCCAAGCGGTACATTTGCCACACTTGTAATAGCTGGCGGAGAAGGATGGGATCAACTCGGAACACACACTGTTTCGGTGTCATATTCTGGCAATTCTGATACTGCCAAGTTTAGTTTTGATCCTAGCTAATCAAGACTAATATTTGCCGATCAAAAAATCACACCATGGCAACAATAGTGGTTGCAGTTAAAATTAATGCACCGGTAGATAAGGTCTGGGATGTTGTCTCTGATCTTGACGGCGAGCCAAAATTCTGGAAGGGGACAAAGTCGGTCCGAAATATTTCGAGGGACGGCAATACAATACAGCGCGAAATAATAATTGCATTTAGAGATTCCAAATGCATGCAGACAGTATTACTACAACCAAAGCAGAAAATTCTTGCCACATTCACAGAAGGCATCATAAACGGAACAAAGACAGTCCAGATAATACCGGAAGGGCAAAAAACAAAGCTAGAGGTAATTTGGGACATCAGGATGACAGGTATGCTAGGCATGTTTACAGGCATGGTCAAAAAGCACATCAAGAGTGGAACCGAACAAGCACTAGAAGCAATCAAGCAAGAAATCGAGAAATAAGTCATGATTTTAGATGCAATAAACTATGTTTTTGTGGTAATCCTAATCGGAATTTGCTTTGCATGGATTACGCTGATGAAATCCATGGTTGACTCGTTCAGATACACGCCGATTTTGGATAAATTCCATGCAAAGACACATCACATACCGCGAGTCTCAATAATACTTCCTGCAAGAAACGAGGAAGGATTCATTGCAAAATGCCTTGATTCCCTGATATCACAGGATTATCCCAATTACGAAATAATAACAATTGATGACTCCTCAGAAGATTCCACTGGAGAAATAATTTCAAAATATGCAGAGAAAAACTCCAAGGTCATTCATGTCACTGCCGGGCCAAAGCCTGAAGGGTGGATGGGAAAAAACTGGGCCTGTATGGATGGGTACAAAAGGGCAACAGGTGAATTGTTGTTATTCACAGACGCAGACACCGAATTTGAGAAAAATGTAATATCATTGGCAGTCTCACATCTGGAATCTTTAGGCCTAGATGCGCTGACAGTAATCCCAAAGATGGTCTGCCTTGATGTATGGACAAAAATCACACTTCCTGTGATTTCGACATTTTTGCACACACGGTTCTCCGCAATACGGGTAAACGATCCTACAAAAAAGACAGGCTACTTTTTTGGCAGCTTTTTCATCATCCGAAAGACAACGTACGATTCCGTTGGAACCCATGAGGGAGTAAAGCACGAAATCATAGAAGACGGGGCGCTGGGCAAAAAAGTCAAAGAAGGTGGATTTAGGATGAAGATGGTTCGAGGAGACCACCTAATTGAGGCGGTTTGGGCTCGCGATTGGTCAACATTATGGAATGCATTAAAGCGACTGATGATTCCATTGTTTTTGCAGAACGGCAGAATAGCAGTAGGCATATTCTTTGCGGTTTTATTTTTGCTCTTTATGCCGTACGTGTTTTTACTCTATTCCATACCGTTTGCGGCTAGTTCTGCATCGTTTTCTGCTGTCTTTGTGTCATCTGTAGTATCGTCTGCATTGTTGTTCTCAGCATGTGTAATAGATGCCAGAGCACTGCAAATCAAGATGAAATATGCCATTTGTGCACCTCTTGGAAGTCTAGTGGTTGTTGGCGGATTTTTGGTAGGCCTCATCCAGGCAAAGAGCAGCTCAGCAGTGTCATGGAGAGGAAGAACTTATTCCATGAAAGACCACACCCCAGACTTTATCAATATCTAGGCAAGGATTATAGGCGCACCAAAAAGAAACGAGTCATTGAGTAAATCAGCTGTAATTTTTGGAGGATTGCTTGCAACCGTGATTGTTCTGGTATCATACAGCATTTTTCTAAATCCTCCAAATCAAACCCCCACAATAGAAGACATTTCAGAGAATACAAAAAATTCAGTAATTGCGCAAGACAAAAAAGACCTATCATTGATTGAATTATTTGAAAAAAGCGAGGCAGGAGTTGTTCGACTAAACGTAAAGAGGCCTGCAACCGATATAAGAGGAATGGGTGGAGTCGGCTCTGGCTTCGTCTACGATTCCCAAGGGTACGTCATAACAAATGAGCACGTAGTGAAGAATGCGGAAAAGATCACAGTTACATTTTTGGATGGACGATCATACAAGGCCAAAGTAATAGGTCAAGACCTATACACAGACTTGGCAGTTGTTAAGGTGAATGCAAGCTCTGATGTTTTAGTGCCATTGCCTGTTGGGAACTCTTCAAAGCTTCGAGTAGGCGAACCAATTGCGGCAATTGGAAACCCGTTTGGATTATCAGGCTCCATGAGTTCTGGAATAGTAAGCCAGGTTGGAAGGCTGTTGCCATCCCAGGATAGTGGATTCCAAATCCCTGATATCATCCAGACGGATGCTGCAATAAACCCTGGAAACTCCGGAGGTCCACTCCTCAACATGCGAGGTGAGGTAGTTGGAATCAACACTGCAATACAATCAGAATCTGGCGACTTTGCAGGAGTCGGATTTGCAGTACCATCAAACACGGTTCAGAAAATCATCCCAGTTTTGATAGAAAACAAGACATACCACCACCCCTGGGTTGGAATCTCTGGAAGAGATATTGACCCAGACTTGGCAGACATTCTAAATCTCAAGGACGCCAGAGGATTCTTGATAATCAATGTAATAGACGACAGCCCAGCGCAAAAGGCAGGCGTACGAGGAACTACGGAAACAAGGGAGGTGGACGGAGTTCGACACCAAATAGGCGGAGATATTGTTTTGGGGATTGATTCCAAGACTGTTAGAAAAATTGATGATATTTTGATTCACTTGCAGCGAGAGAAAAAAGTCGGAGATGAAATGGTCTTGCAGATTTTGCGGGACGGCAAAGTAACTGATATTGTAATTACACTACACGAGAGGCCGTCATCTATACTTGCACTAAACACAACAAGCGCAACAAATTCAACGCAAAGATAAATACAACAATCAAAGATTAGCCTTGTTGAGTGATCTGGTGCTGACATGCGAGCCGCTAAATCATGTTCTAGATGGAAAAGATATTTCAAAAAAACAGGCCTATGAAATTTTCGAACAGACCAAAAATAATACCACGGAATTATACAAGACTGCAAGTCTTCTGCGAAACAAGCATAAATCCAACAATGTTACATTTTCAAAAAAGGCATTTTTCAATTTGGTGAATCTGTGTAGGGATGTCTGTGGATACTGCACATACAAGGCAGAACCAGGAGAGCAGAAACTCTCCCTTATGAGCAAGAAAAATGTGCATGAGCTGGTAGAATTGGCAAAAAAATACCATTGCACTGAAGCACTGTTTGTGACGGGCGAGCGACCAGAAGAAAAATACAGCCTAGCAAGGGAGTGGCTCAGAGAAAACGGATTTTCAAGCACCGCTGAATATTTGGTTCATGCATCTGAAATCGCACTTGCATCAGGTCTATTCCCTCATACAAATGCAGGAAACCTCACAAAATCTGAAATCAACTCACTCAAAAATACAAACGTAAGCATGGGGTTGATGCTAGAAAATTCCAGTGAAAGGCTAACAGAGAAAAAAATGCCGCACAATTTAGCGCCAAGCAAAAGCCCCAAGGCAAGACTCCGTGTATTGGAAAATGCCGGCGAGCTTGCAATGCCAATGACAACTGGAATTTTAGTCGGAATCG
The genomic region above belongs to Nitrososphaerota archaeon and contains:
- a CDS encoding type II methionyl aminopeptidase, which gives rise to MQLDDYIKAGKIASEVRELARAKDWVGKTLYEICETVESEIKSRGGKCAFPVNTSLNEIAAHYTAEPNDPKVLTSSDLIKIDLGVQINGYIADTAVSVSYDPESSILVETAEEALKAAMTMVKEGTKSSDIGKTIQKTVTQYNLKPIANLSGHSLEQYTIHAGKSIPNMWSIGSFALSTKEAYACEPFVTTAKGLGFVREGKTKNIFGLVSRKKTKNENANKLVDFIWDNFSTLPFALRWIVRSYEEKEARTLLEELIKNKIVRAYPVLNEANGQRVAQAEHTFIPNATGAIVTTL
- a CDS encoding DUF1512 domain-containing protein; amino-acid sequence: MWLIWIVPIVIFVFYGQRIQLMVTSGEIKKGIEKLNRYKDETRKELTDYLQKKSSDDVTKKIDGYLEYFTIMPVDIDPNGIMLKIKHLLRSREDYTRAQVVSLAQNLTPLEVSKIQNLLEVVTSLNLLHKIVRHLFLTAKKQNNFPLILPLQMMLPFVMEQAEALRGAVQAIKSGQPLGDGIGPMVIGKMMLQSEKIPIGLETVYAESDFEGRKLVLLKAEGPSATVGRPGDAVEILVAEKKLDLIIMVDAGLKLEGETSGTVAHGFGAAIGGIGTDRFQIEEVATKHNIPVYAIVIKQSIKEAITLMTKEIADKADEVESQVYAMIKENTKQGQSVLVVGVGNTLGVSQ
- a CDS encoding TATA box-binding protein encodes the protein MPQTKPIVSIENVVASASVDQKMDLNEITRNFPDVEYHPDQFPGLVFRLKSPKTATLIFTSGKMVCTGAKSEEMARSAVKSVVQKLRKGGIKVKKDAVVDIQNIVASINLGGKIHLEQAARTLPRSMYEPEQFPGLIHRMLDPKTVILLFSSGKLVCTGAKKEPDVYRSVNNLHSLLEEKDLMIYD
- a CDS encoding tRNA-binding protein yields the protein MVITYDDFAKLEIRVAKIIATESIPGKTKIIKGTIDLGEETRSLIIGGAQYFTLEEMVGKTVIAITNLEPKTVGGVESNAMLLAADLDDKPYWLTVDESIPLGTKIK
- a CDS encoding SRPBCC family protein; its protein translation is MATIVVAVKINAPVDKVWDVVSDLDGEPKFWKGTKSVRNISRDGNTIQREIIIAFRDSKCMQTVLLQPKQKILATFTEGIINGTKTVQIIPEGQKTKLEVIWDIRMTGMLGMFTGMVKKHIKSGTEQALEAIKQEIEK
- a CDS encoding glycosyltransferase, with the protein product MILDAINYVFVVILIGICFAWITLMKSMVDSFRYTPILDKFHAKTHHIPRVSIILPARNEEGFIAKCLDSLISQDYPNYEIITIDDSSEDSTGEIISKYAEKNSKVIHVTAGPKPEGWMGKNWACMDGYKRATGELLLFTDADTEFEKNVISLAVSHLESLGLDALTVIPKMVCLDVWTKITLPVISTFLHTRFSAIRVNDPTKKTGYFFGSFFIIRKTTYDSVGTHEGVKHEIIEDGALGKKVKEGGFRMKMVRGDHLIEAVWARDWSTLWNALKRLMIPLFLQNGRIAVGIFFAVLFLLFMPYVFLLYSIPFAASSASFSAVFVSSVVSSALLFSACVIDARALQIKMKYAICAPLGSLVVVGGFLVGLIQAKSSSAVSWRGRTYSMKDHTPDFINI
- a CDS encoding trypsin-like serine protease encodes the protein MSKSAVIFGGLLATVIVLVSYSIFLNPPNQTPTIEDISENTKNSVIAQDKKDLSLIELFEKSEAGVVRLNVKRPATDIRGMGGVGSGFVYDSQGYVITNEHVVKNAEKITVTFLDGRSYKAKVIGQDLYTDLAVVKVNASSDVLVPLPVGNSSKLRVGEPIAAIGNPFGLSGSMSSGIVSQVGRLLPSQDSGFQIPDIIQTDAAINPGNSGGPLLNMRGEVVGINTAIQSESGDFAGVGFAVPSNTVQKIIPVLIENKTYHHPWVGISGRDIDPDLADILNLKDARGFLIINVIDDSPAQKAGVRGTTETREVDGVRHQIGGDIVLGIDSKTVRKIDDILIHLQREKKVGDEMVLQILRDGKVTDIVITLHERPSSILALNTTSATNSTQR
- the cofG gene encoding 7,8-didemethyl-8-hydroxy-5-deazariboflavin synthase subunit CofG: MSDLVLTCEPLNHVLDGKDISKKQAYEIFEQTKNNTTELYKTASLLRNKHKSNNVTFSKKAFFNLVNLCRDVCGYCTYKAEPGEQKLSLMSKKNVHELVELAKKYHCTEALFVTGERPEEKYSLAREWLRENGFSSTAEYLVHASEIALASGLFPHTNAGNLTKSEINSLKNTNVSMGLMLENSSERLTEKKMPHNLAPSKSPKARLRVLENAGELAMPMTTGILVGIGEEPYEIIDSLFAIKQLHDRFGHIQEIILQNFQPKQDTMMKNTPSAEENYFKTMVALARIIMPQMNIQIPPNLSPDSYQYFLDAGINDWGGISPLTADYVNPEFGWPQIDFVEKHTNNSGFTLRARFPVYPEMMEMIPSELYQKMTPIMDKDGFVSEEYWR